The DNA segment CTGCAGCGGGATGGGTGGGTCACGGCGAAGCCGTACCGGTCGATCTTCCTGACCGACTCGGGCGCTCGCCTGGCCGAGATGGCCCGGCGGCGGCACGGGATCGTGCTGAGTTTCCTCCTGTCACTGGGCGTGAGCGAGGCGGCGGCGCTCGCCGATGCGGAGGGGATCGAGCACCACGTGAGCGACGAGACGCTCGCCGCGTTCGAGCGGTTCAGCCGGCGCACGAAAAAAG comes from the Phycisphaeraceae bacterium genome and includes:
- the mntR gene encoding manganese-binding transcriptional regulator MntR, giving the protein MPRPGSKPGNARPVSARQSAAVHAQTRRAHAKETAEDYAEAIADLISSRGEARVTDIAQLLGVSHVTVVRTIARLQRDGWVTAKPYRSIFLTDSGARLAEMARRRHGIVLSFLLSLGVSEAAALADAEGIEHHVSDETLAAFERFSRRTKKGPA